The following proteins are co-located in the Octopus sinensis linkage group LG24, ASM634580v1, whole genome shotgun sequence genome:
- the LOC115224053 gene encoding uncharacterized protein LOC115224053, translated as MGSKRKKNLSRSQRNKKNYVRKCRSKKNVTSIPEQGNFSTGIHNALPSTSGTLQVTEELHNASNSQLRPYVDDSSDEDIEIMSPEHKRRLNDCLVKLVENMIPDEVLNILLAKKVLTISEMDTVKSKGIRMAMNEMLISLVTCKPDKAFSVLVEALKRSEQKNLAKLLTSTEYRKRKPAFEGNKDVTEDRKAVQAVEKFDKKERELQIYNIEGNWEFLRDSLLSATDQSWCKVLSRPRVMWRWNDAVDKAIRAKRQAWKCGVSRELYQIARRKARRQVHLSREVAEKKFANVL; from the exons ATGGGATCTAAGAGAAAGAAGAATCTCTCGCGATCgcagagaaacaagaaaaattatgtacGTAAATGTAGATCAAAGAAAAATGTAACAAGCATTCCTGAGCAAGGGAACTTTTCAACAGGCATCCATAATGCTTTGCCGAGTACATCAGGCACTTTACAGGTCACCGAGGAACTTCACAATGCGAGCAATTCACAGCTGAGGCCATACGTTGATGACTCATCAGATGAGGATATAGAGATAATGAGTCCAGAACACAAGAGGCGCCTGAATGACTGTTTGGTGAAATTGGTGGAAAATATGATTCCTGATGAAGTGCTCAATATTTTATTGGCAAAGAAAGTATTAACAATCTCTGAGATGGACACAGTTAAAAGTAAGGGAATCCGTATGGCTATGAATGAAATGCTCATTTCTTTGGTGACCTGCAAGCCAGATAAAGCATTTAGTGTACTTGTAGAGGCCCTGAAGAGATCTGAGCAAAAGAATTTGGCCAAGTTACTGACATCTACCGAGTATCGAAAACGGAAACCAG CGTTTGAAGGAAACAAAGATGTCACTGAGGATCGGAAGGCCGTACAG GCAGTTGAGAAGTTTGACAAGAAGGAGAGAGAACTACAAATCTATAACATagagggcaactgggaattcctacgggacagcttgctgagtgccactgACCAAAGCTGGTGCAAAGTCCTATCCAGACCGAGGGTGATGTGGAGGTGGAATGATGCTGTAGacaaggccattagagcaaagagaCAGGCCTGGAAGTGTGGGgttagcagggaactgtatcagatagcccGAAGGAAAGCTAGGAGGCAGGTACATTTATCCAGGgaagtagcagaaaagaagtttgccaatgttctgtga